The genomic region CGCAATCTTTTTGCGCAGTTCGTTTTCGTCAATCAGCTCGGCCATGCCGCGCTTGATTGTGGCCATTTGGCGGTCAATATCCGTCATCACCCTTACCTCTGTGCTGGCTTCGGTAAAAACGCCGGACCAAAAAAAGAATATGCGCCGACGTAGACGGAAAGTGATACCCCCAAGGCGGCGATAGTGTCAAACCATGCCGCAGAGAAACAGCCAGCCTACAGGCTCAGCAGCGAGGCAACGCGGCTGGCGCTCAGGCCGCCGTGAACGGAAAGCGCGTCCATGGGATTTTGCGAGATCATGTTCATGGTGTCGTCAAGCACGCCGTCCACTTCGTCATCTGCCAGCAGGTTGGGGGCGCTCAGGCTGACAACGTCGCGGGAAGGCGCGCTGGCTGCGGTGTTTTCATCTTTTTCCATGGCAGGGAAGGCAAAGGCCGGAGTGGGGTTGAGTCCAGAAATCTTCATGGCGGTATCCTTTATGTTGATGACCTGCAGGGGTCAAATTTTCCGCATGGCGGCAATACAGCCATAAAAGATGCAATTTTGGGGCCAGAAAGCCAGAACTGGAAGAAAGCGCAGTGAAGTGAAGCGTGACAAAAGATGGAACAATGCGGGCACTTGTGCCTAGGCGGACTCTTGCTGATTTTTTGACGCATCGTTGTATTTGGTGAGGCACTGGCGCAAACGGGGGGAGCCCCCCTTGACGTTGAGCCAGCGAAGCCGGGCGCGGCGGGCGCTCCAATCCAGTTCTTCCTGAAAGCGCAGGCGCACGGCAACGCCCTGTGCGTCAGGGGGCTTGCCAAAACCTGCCCGCTTGGCAAGAAAAACGTAGGGAGGCACAGTAACAGGCACCACGCTGGGCTGGAGAAAAAACAGGTAGGTTGCATCGGAGGTGAAGGAAGGCATCGCCAGTTCTTCCGGCATGCAGACGCATGCTCCGCCTTCCGAAACATCCAGAATACGGGTGGCTGGCGGGGCCACCTGACTGTACGCCCCAAGCATTATGCGTAAATCGTTGGTGGTGTCGGGGCGTTCCGGCGCGAGCAGTACGCTCGACATGCGGCTGTATTCAGCGCGCCAGGGTATCCGCTTGCTGCTGCGCAACTGCCGTACAGTCACATTGCGTGAAAAGCGCAGACTCAAATACAGCATTTCGCCATTGGGTCCGACAGCTGTTTCAAGAATCTGCGCGGTACCGTATACGCCAAGGCGCGCTGCCATATCCTGCGCAATGTGCCGTTTGACGCTGAAGTAAAATTTGCCATGGTTTACCACAGCCTTGGGGTTCTGGGCTTGCATGCTCATGGAGCGCACAACAAGCTGGGCCTCCCTGCCGTTGACTTCGCGTACCAGACCCTCCACAGATATGCAGGCGGTCTCGCCGCACCAGGTAAGGCAGCATTCAAGGTGTACATTGGCCCCGGTGTTTTGTGCATCGGCCAGCGCCTCATGGCAGCTTGAGTTCCAGAGGCAGAATGAAGCGTCTGAATTCATGGGACAGCCTTGAATGAGTTGGTAAAGTCGTGTAAATATATTAATACTGGTATTATGTCAATGTGTTAGTGGTATTTGCTTGGATAATATACAGTCCGATTGTGCCTAAGCGGTTACTTGTAACAGGCTTTTTGCGAGATGTATCAGATTGCATATGTTGTGTTTGGTGGCGGCGCGGGCAAGCCGCGACCTGCTTCAGATTGCTGGTCGCGTTGATGCTATCAACGCTCAGAAGGCCGTCTTCCATTGGAAGACGGCTGTCAACGTGAATAAGAATCCATCAATCTGTCGCAACGGCGCGGGCAAGCCGCGACCTGCTCCAGATTGCTGGTCGCGTTGATGCTATCAACGCTCAGAAGGCCGTCTTCCATTGGAAGACGGCCTTCTTCAATATCCAACCAGGCAAAGCCGGCATATCCCCATTTTTTAGCAGACGCGAGCTATGGGGATGTGTGCGTCTCCGGATTTATGCCTTAGCCTTCTTTTTTGACTTTGGACTTGGTCATGGCAAGGCCAATGCCCTCGAACAGTTCAAAGATGGCAAAGCCGTACCACAGGGTGTACAGCACGTAGAAAACCAGCATGCCAACCATCAACAGAACGTGCTCAGACACCTTGGCGGCTGTCACGCTGTAGAAGTTGTTGCCCGGCTCAATGGCGCGGCGCAGCACATGATCCACCACCTGCGACTCGGCAATCAGGCGCTGCTTCTGCAGTTCCTTGATGCTGGGCGAAAGCAGATACCACCATGCGGAGGCCACTTTAAGGGCATTCTCCCCACCGTATTTCTGCGAAACCTTGTCTGCATCGTTGTGATACAGGGCATCGGAATCGTCAGTGGCGGAGGCGAGGATTTTGCCAAGGTCGCCCGTAAAGGTGACCTTGCCGTCAGTTGCGCTCACATCCGTGGCACCCGCAGTTTGCAGGGCCATGGCGGCAACGGGGGCAAGAGCGGCCTTCTTGAGTTTGACCGTAATCGTCACTACTTTTCCGTCAACCTTTTTCAGGTTTTCCCGAACGCCGGGGATAAAGTAGGACGAACCCTTGGAGAGCTCGTTGAAGACGTTATCGGCGTATTCAAGGCCGGTCACATGCTTGCCGTTTTCGTCACGCAAGATGGGCATGAGCAATGCGGCAAACAGAACCAGAAACGAAATGAGCATCAAGCTGCCCCGGAAGAAAGGGGCTTTGGCATGAATAAGCATGATCAGGCCTCCCCTCTAAGCTTGCCGAGGTTGAAGAAAAACTTGCTGAACACCCAGATGCCGAAGAAGGCAACAACAACCCAGAAAATCACGTTGCCCACATCTTCAATAATGCCAACCACACTGGGCGACCAGTTCAGCACTTCAAGCTCAACGAGCTTCTTGGGCAGGGTGGCCGCACGGTTGATGAAACCGGCAATGATCGAGATGGCGTAAAAACCGCGAATGTGGATGCCCTTGACCACCTTGGTGGTCAGAGCGCCCACCTGGATGCCCAGCAGCGAACCAAGCAGCATGCCGACAGCCAGCGTGTAGAACACGTAGCCGTAAATGGCGTACTGGCCGATGGAGGCAAAACCAGCGGTAAAGATGATCTGTAGAATGTCGGTGCCAACGGTGGTCATGGACGACACGCCGAAGATGTACACAAACATGGGGAAGGTGACGAAGCCGCCGCCCACGCCCATGATGGCGGCCAAAAGGCCCACGATGACGCCGCCAGCGGCAACAATCCAGCCGGAGATCCGGCGGCCGCCAGGAACGAGGTCTTCGTCAAAGGTGATCATGGGCGGCACGGCCAGAGCCTGAAGCTTCAGGGCCACGCCTGTCATTCCGGCGCTGCCGCCGTGCGCGTCCTGATTCGCTGCGGCGCCGCCGCGGGAGCTCTTCAAAAAGTCAAACAGGGCATAAAAACCAAGAAAGCCCAGCAGCACGGCGTAAATGGTGCTGATGAACAGTTCGGAAAGCAGCGGGTCAGAGTTGTACAACCCTTTGTTGATCGCGCCGCCAATGACTGTTCCCACGCCGGAACCCACAAGAAAGGCGATGGCCAGCTTGGTGGAAACGTTGCCCAGTTTTTTGTGCACCGTGGTGCCCATGATGGCTTTGGCGAAAATGTGGAACAGGTCAGTGCCCACCGCCAAAATACCTTTCACGCCCGCAGCCATAAGCGCGGGGGTGATGATGAAACCGCCGCCAGCGCCGATACACCCGGTGATCAGACCGGCTGCAAGGCCCACGGCTATGGAAGCCAAAAAGATTGTGTTGGTGTAAAAAGCCGGTGCGTAGGCGGATTTGCCGCCCAGCATTTCGTGATACTCATAGGCTTCGGCAAAGCAGCCCGCCAGAATGGGAACTGCAAGTGCCAACAAGATGAGCAGCTTTTTCCTGCTTTTGAGAATGGAAGTGGAGACTTCCAAATCCCATTTGGCGTAAGCCTGGGAGCTGCTCAGCAGAAACTCATACACCTGTCTGCCAAAACTCATACTCTCCTCCAATACGATTGTTCCGGCCAATGGCCGAGGTCGTGGCCCCAATACAAACAAACCGTCTAAGGCAATGCCGTGCGTCGCGTCACACACAGCTGGGTTCTGTCAGTAGATATGCTTGAATTCTTTGTTTTTTTATAAATCTCCAGCTCAAAATATCCTGTACCCAGTCACTCTGACATATTAGCCGGAATTTGTAAAAGAAATTTATCACGAGCAAGGTTGCTCAGTCTGCAAATTCCCAAAAAATAGCCCCGGTATTCGCCAGTTTTTCGCTATGCTGGAATGCTCAATAACCTCGGCAAGATATGAAAAAGCGCTCCCTCGCATCGCTGTGGGGGGCGCTTTTTCGCCGTGATTGTGAAATTCAAAACAATCTATTTTCTGGCCAAGCCCTGGCTCTGGCCAAAAATGACAAGCTCCATCCAGTCCAGCCCGAAATCAAGCGCGGCTTCATCGCCCTTCTGGCTGTCTTCCATGATGGCAGCCTTGCGCTGGTCGCTTATGTCCACATGCGAGAATACACGCATGTTTGTGATAAGCTCACGAAACTTGTCGATCTGAAACAGACACAGCACTATCATAGTTACCAGCCGGGGTTCAAGTGGTTGACCCGTTGCCCGTACCATGGCCATGAGGCGCATATAGCGGTCGTTGGAAGTGTTGAAGGGCTTCAGCTCTTCATTTTCCAGCCACTGATGGGGGGTGCGCACGGTGCCTTTGTCAAAGCCAAGGCAGTGTGGCTCGCGCACCACAAAGAATCGTTCCGAAACGCCGTCTGTTGCCATTTTCGTGCCGCGCCCCAAGGGGTAGTAGCGGCACGCGCCGGGCCTGTCTTCGTACACTGAGCAGCCCGCAGGGGTCACAAAAGGGCAGGGTTCGTCCGGTCCGTCAAGCATGCGCAGCATGGGCAGGGGAAAGCCCGTGTCGGGAAAGGAGCGCAATGTGGTAAAGGTGCCCAGAAATTCTTCGCTGCCAAGGCCCAGGTTGCGGCGTAGGCGCAGCACGTCATACGGGGTGAGGGGCAGGGTCAGCTCCGCACAGCAGCGGTTGAAGCAGGGAACATCGGGGTTGCAGTCAAAACAGAAGGTTTCGTCAGGTTTCAGTTCGGGCAGGCTGTCGAGAAGTTCACGGCTGGCATCAGAGGACATGGGCGCTCCTGGTTGCGTGCCCGTGGCGCGGCGGCGCAGGGCGGGGAAACAGTAAATGCCCGCCGCGCGGGCAGAAAGCGGCCCGCTTGCGCAGGCCGCCTTGCCGGTATTTGTGTTGCCGCCCGTGCAGACGGTTAACGCTAGATGACCTTGTTCAGCGCGTATTCAATGATGCCCTCTGCGCCAGCAAGACGCAGACGGGGAATCAGATCGCGCACCACATCAATCTGCACCACGGATTCCACCGAAAGCCAGTGGGTGTCGCGCAAGGGCGAAACCGTGGGCGAATTGAGCGAGGGCAGCATTTCAAGGATGGCGGCCAGATTATCCGCTGGCGCATTCATCTTGAGGGCTACCAGATTTTCTGCCTTGAGCGCACCCTGGAGCAGCAGATCGAGCTGTTCGATTTTGGCGCGTTTGGCGGGATCTGCCCATGCTTCCTTATTGGCAATGAGCACGGGGTAGGAAATCATG from Desulfovibrio sp. UIB00 harbors:
- a CDS encoding YkgJ family cysteine cluster protein, producing MSSDASRELLDSLPELKPDETFCFDCNPDVPCFNRCCAELTLPLTPYDVLRLRRNLGLGSEEFLGTFTTLRSFPDTGFPLPMLRMLDGPDEPCPFVTPAGCSVYEDRPGACRYYPLGRGTKMATDGVSERFFVVREPHCLGFDKGTVRTPHQWLENEELKPFNTSNDRYMRLMAMVRATGQPLEPRLVTMIVLCLFQIDKFRELITNMRVFSHVDISDQRKAAIMEDSQKGDEAALDFGLDWMELVIFGQSQGLARK
- a CDS encoding sulfite exporter TauE/SafE family protein; translated protein: MSFGRQVYEFLLSSSQAYAKWDLEVSTSILKSRKKLLILLALAVPILAGCFAEAYEYHEMLGGKSAYAPAFYTNTIFLASIAVGLAAGLITGCIGAGGGFIITPALMAAGVKGILAVGTDLFHIFAKAIMGTTVHKKLGNVSTKLAIAFLVGSGVGTVIGGAINKGLYNSDPLLSELFISTIYAVLLGFLGFYALFDFLKSSRGGAAANQDAHGGSAGMTGVALKLQALAVPPMITFDEDLVPGGRRISGWIVAAGGVIVGLLAAIMGVGGGFVTFPMFVYIFGVSSMTTVGTDILQIIFTAGFASIGQYAIYGYVFYTLAVGMLLGSLLGIQVGALTTKVVKGIHIRGFYAISIIAGFINRAATLPKKLVELEVLNWSPSVVGIIEDVGNVIFWVVVAFFGIWVFSKFFFNLGKLRGEA